From one Stigmatopora nigra isolate UIUO_SnigA chromosome 8, RoL_Snig_1.1, whole genome shotgun sequence genomic stretch:
- the slc47a3 gene encoding multidrug and toxin extrusion protein 1, translated as MTERGARHSFTFPWRADLLLRTGRSFFPVGFTAELKEIAFLAAPACLAHLMTLSISFVSTIFCGHLGRVELDAVSLAIAVVNITGISIGAGLSSACDTLISQIYGGGNLLRVGVILQKAILILILACFPCWALLINTESILLAFGQEPEVARISQLYIKIFMPALPATFMYELLARYLQNQGIIWPQVITGFVANLLNALINYIVLYALNMGVVGSALANTVSQLSMAGILYVYILWRRLHKGTWAGWSIECLQDWGSFIHLAIPSMVMMCVEWWAFEIAIFLAGLVSEVELGAQSVIYQLSNIAFMFPLGFSVAGTVRVGNALGAGNTQLAKLSAKLSVFCAVSVSICFAIIMGSLRNYVAYIFTDDEQIRQLVAEVMKFYAPFMLMEATSAAAGGVIRGTGTQKVGAISSVVGYFGVCLPVGVSLMFAAKLGIRGLWTGFCSSVSLQSCFLIAYLAIMNWDKVTLEAQLRAGVNRSSDHQEESDTNTSDMELADEDVAVGVTAVSQYRLRRNLILRRGFVLVVMIFILAAGIVLNLLLSNLVT; from the exons atgaCGGAACGTGGAGCCCGGCATTCCTTTACCTTTCCATGGAGAGCAGATCTATTACTCCGGACAGGACGATCGTTTTTTCCCGTGGGATTCACGGCAGAATTGAAAGAAATTGCCTTTTTGGCTGCACCTGCC TGTCTGGCTCATCTCATGACACTTTCTATAAGTTTTGTCAGCACCATTTTCTGTGGCCATTTGGGAAGAGTGGAGCTGGATGCCGTATCCCTTGCCATAGCA GTGGTGAATATTACAGGCATATCGATTGGTGCTGGGCTGTCCTCAGCATGTGATACTTTGATTTCTCAG ATTTATGGGGGTGGCAATCTCTTGAGAGTTGGAGTGATCCTACAAAAGGCAATCCTCATTCTCATCCTGGCCTGTTTTCCTTGTTGGGCCTTACTCATCAACACAGAGTCTATTCTCTTAGCTTTTGGACAAGAACCAGAGGTTGCCAG GATATCCCAGTTGTACATTAAGATCTTCATGCCTGCACTACCT GCTACATTTATGTATGAACTGCTAGCCAGATACTTGCAAAATCAG GGAATCATTTGGCCTCAAGTGATCACAGGCTTTGTGGCCAATCTCCTCAACGCCCTCATAAACTACATTGTTCTCTATGCATTAAACATGGGAGTCGT CGGTTCTGCTCTCGCCAACACTGTGTCACAGTTATCCATGGCTGGCATCCTGTATGTTTACATCCTTTGGAGACGTCTTCACAAAGGGACCTGGGCAG GTTGGTCGATAGAATGCCTGCAGGACTGGGGCTCATTTATCCACCTGGCAATCCCCAGCATGGTGATGATGTGTGTTGAGTGGTGGGCTTTTGAGATTGCCATCTTTTTAGCAG GTCTAGTAAGTGAAGTGGAACTCGGAGCTCAGTCAGTCATCTATCAACTCTCCAATATTGCCTTTATG TTTCCTTTAGGTTTTAGTGTGGCAGGCACTGTAAGAGTGGGAAATGCACTGGGAGCAGGAAACACCCAGCTAGCCAAGTTGTCTGCAAAACTATCAGTGTTCTGTGCAG TGTCAGTCTCCATATGTTTTGCCATCATCATGGGGAGCCTGAGGAATTACGTTGCTTACATCTTCACCGATGACGA ACAAATCCGACAATTGGTTGCCGAGGTGATGAAGTTCTACGCTCCATTCATGCTAATGGAGGCCACTTCA GCGGCTGCCGGAGGGGTTATCAGGGGAACGGGAACACAGAAGGTCGGGGCAATTTCCAGCGTTGTGGGTTACTTTGGAGTGTGTCTACCTGTTGGAGTTTCCTTGATGTTTGCAGCCAAATTAGGAATTAGAG GCTTGTGGACCGGTTTCTGTTCCTCTGTGTCACTGCAGAGTTGCTTCCTGATTGCTTACTTGGCAATAATGAACTGGGATAAAGTTACACTTGAG GCTCAGCTTAGAGCTGGTGTGAACAGGAGTTCAG ACCACCAGGAAGAAAGCGACACCAACACGTCGGACATGGAGTTGGCCGACGAGGACGTGGCAGTTGGAGTGACCGCTGTGAGCCAATATCGCCTCCGAAGGAATTTAATTCTGCGGCGAGGCTTCGTCCTGGTCGTCATGATCTTTATCCTCGCTGCCGGAATCGTGCTCAACCTGCTCCTGAGCAACCTGGTTACGTGA
- the LOC144200165 gene encoding multidrug and toxin extrusion protein 1-like, producing MAGRSGNKMVFCWPSCLKMSLSHREEMYQILRMTGPLLLSRLLNYLLPFVVTMFCGRLGKEVMAGFGLASATINVTTAATGYGLSLACDTLVSQTFGGKNLLRVGVILQRSVVILLLFCLPCWGLLLNAQSLLLLMGQDPKVTRIAHLYIIAFLPAVPAMFLHNLQVSYLQNQGIILPQMYTAAMANVANLLMNYVFLHWLDLGVTGSAIVNACSHVFICFLLFAYIRLKKLHMSTWGGWSVESLQEWGSYMRLAVPSMLMKCFEWWVYEFGGFFAGMLSDDELAAQHAVMMVTLLAYMFPFGIQAAACARVGNALGAGDTSRAILACKVSLTLAGAFAVVEGIVLGASKSVIGYIFTSDQKIVNLVSQLMYGYCFLQFFDGLVCVCTGIFLGAGKPKIPAVANFIGYYGIGLTLGVTLMFVAKLRIMGFWLGILICVILQSTFFIIVIFRLDWEKMTEEAVKRAQKNTHVAEQEEYQPVTWEANTDPQRQENADLLPRSQLLLRRGFVLLAAIALMVMGTCVYFLVPLPEAPPSKSNLTATDWGNSTRS from the exons ATGGCGGGGAGATCGGGCAACAAGATGGTCTTTTGCTGGCCGAGCTGTCTCAAGATGTCTCTAAGCCACAGAGAGGAAATGTACCAAATCTTAAGGATGACCGGGCCTCTG TTGCTCTCCCGACTCCTCAATTATCTTCTTCCCTTTGTGGTCACCATGTTTTGCGGACGTTTGGGCAAAGAGGTGATGGCTGGTTTTGGATTAGCCTCTGCT ACCATTAACGTCACCACGGCAGCAACCGGATATGGTCTCAGTCTTGCTTGTGATACATTGGTCTCccag ACTTTTGGTGGTAAAAACCTGCTGCGCGTGGGAGTGATCCTTCAGCGAAGTGTTGTCATTCTGCTCTTGTTCTGTCTCCCCTGCTGGGGTCTCCTTCTCAATGCCCAGAGCCTCCTACTGCTTATGGGTCAGGACCCTAAAGTCACCCG aatagcACATCTGTACATCATTGCCTTCCTTCCAGCCGTGCCA GCAATGTTTCTGCATAATCTTCAAGTGTCCTATTTACAGAACCAG ggTATCATCCTTCCACAAATGTACACTGCAGCCATGGCAAATGTTGCCAACTTGCTGATGAATTATGTCTTTTTACACTGGCTCGATTTAGGGGTGAC TGGATCAGCAATTGTCAACGCTTGCTCTCATGTTTTCATCTGTTTTCTACTGTTTGCTTATATTCGTTTGAAGAAACTACACATGTCAACATGGGGAG GCTGGTCAGTGGAATCTTTGCAGGAATGGGGGTCCTACATGAGGCTAGCCGTTCCAAGCATGCTCATGAAGTGTTTTGAGTGGTGGGTCTATGAGTTTGGGGGATTCTTTGCTG GTATGTTGAGTGATGATGAGCTTGCCGCTCAGCATGCGGTGATGATGGTGACATTGCTGGCTTACATG TTCCCTTTCGGTATCCAGGCAGCTGCTTGCGCTCGGGTGGGAAACGCCCTTGGGGCAGGAGACACAAGCAGGGCCATCTTGGCTTGCAAGGTGTCCCTCACCCTTGCAG GTGCATTTGCAGTTGTTGAAGGTATCGTGCTTGGTGCCAGCAAATCAGTGATTGGCTACATCTTCACTTCTGATCA GAAGATCGTCAATCTGGTGTCCCAATTGATGTATGGATACTGCTTCCTTCAGTTTTTTGATGGTCTTGTG TGTGTGTGCACGGGCATCTTCTTGGGAGCAGGAAAACCGAAAATTCCAGCCGTGGCTAACTTTATCGGCTACTACGGCATCGGGCTCACATTGGGTGTTACACTCATGTTTGTAGCAAAGCTCCGAATTATGG GTTTCTGGCTGGGGATTTTGATATGCGTCATCTTGCAGTCCacttttttcatcattgtcatcTTTCGGCTAGACTGGGAGAAAATGACAGAGGAG gCGGTGAAGCGtgcccaaaaaaatacacacgtGGCCGAACAGGAAGAGTATCAGCCCGTCACATGGGAGGCCAACACGGACCCACAGCGGCAGGAGAATGCTGACCTTCTACCCCGGAGCCAGCTGCTGCTCAGACGAGGTTTTGtcttattggctgccatcgCTCTAATGGTAATGGGCACTTGTGTGTACTTTCTGGTACCTCTGCCAGAGGCCCCGCCCTCTAAAAGTAATCTGACTGCAACGGACTGGGGTAATAGCACACGTTCATGA